The genomic interval ATATATTTTCTCAGGAAAAAATACCGATAAGCCTCTATTTGATCACTTTGGAAATTATAATATCGATCAATTTGATGCCAGAAATCCCAACCTCATTGATCATCGTATTCAATACGAGGTAGGGGTAGGAGAGTTAATAGAAATCAACACCCTAGGGATTGACTTGTTTGAAAGCTATAGCAATGCTTCAGATTTAACCTTAAGCTTTCCTACAAGGCTAGGAGAAGAACATGCCACCAAGCTGAAGCTGGAGGGGTTGGAGATAGGTATAGAAATGACAGATGAAGGTGATCCGGAAGCTGAACCTCCTGTACCTCCTACATATAAAGCTATCTTGGAGATAGAAGGTGAAGAAAATTCTCCTATAACCATAACGATGGGACTAGATGAAGATAGCAATCCAATCTATCTAGTAGATGAAAATGGAGATCAAATTCTAGATGAAGATGGGAATCCAATTCCTGAAAATAAAGAAGCTTTTATGAATAGAGTCATTGGTGAATTAAAAGGTGCTATAGATGCTATAGAAAATCCATTGCACCCATTAAAAAACTTTAACTTTACAGCTCAAAACCTAAAGGAAGGCAGAGTTGTAGCAGGTAGTGAAGAAAGTGATGATAACTGGACCATTAAGGCCCAGCCTAAAAAGGCTGGTTTAATCCATCTGATAGAGAGAATAGAAGGATTTATGAAGGAAGGAAAGCATGAGGAGCTTAACAACCAGCTGGGGAACATCGATAAATACATGGACTCCCTTCTGACCACCCGTTCAGAAATAGGGGCAAAGGTAAACCGTATGGAATTAGTTCAAAACAGAATTGCCGATGACAAAATCAATTTTAGAAACCTACAATCCCAACTGGAGGATGCCGACATGGGGGAGGTCATCATGGAGCTCATGAACGAAGAAAACGTCTACCGTGCCGCCCTTTCAGTAGGAGCCAGAATCATTCAACCAACCCTACTTGATTTTCTGAGGTAAAACCTTATAATTGTTTTAATGAATTTCGTAGGGAAGGGTCTGTGACCCTTCCGCAAAAATATAGGAGGAAAGATCATGAAACTAAACACCAGACACTTTGGAGAAATCGAAATAGATGAAAGCAAAATATTGTTTTTCTCCGATGGCATTCCGGGATTCGAAGACTTAACCCAATATATTATTCTACACAACCCTGACGAGGAAACCCCCTTCCACTGGCTACAGGCCATAGAGGATGGAGATTTAGCCTTTGTTATTGTAAATCCCTTTATCTTCAAAGCCAACTATGACTTTGAAATCCCTAAAAACATCATAGAAAAACTAGAAATAAAGTCCCCAGAGGATGTCAGTGTTTTTGCCATTGTCATCATCCCAGAGGATATTAGCAAGATGACAGCCAACCTAAGGGCCCCCATCATCATCAACACAGCTAATAACAAAGCCAAGCAAATCATGCTAGATGATGAAGCCTACCACACAAAGCACTATATCCTACAGGAAATGAAGAATCTCACTGCCACAAAACAACTAAAAGTAGAGGAACAAAAAGCAGTAGAGGGGGCGAAATAGCCATGCTGGTACTGTCAAGAAAGCTGGAAGAAAGCATCATGCTAGGAAAAGACATAGAAATCAAAATCCTCGCCATAGAAGACGACAAAGTGAAACTGGGTATCTCTGCACCAAAGGATGTAGATATTCTAAGAAAAGAAATCTATGTAGAGGTTCAAGAGGAAAACAAAGCCGCCAGTCTAAAGAGTAGAGATTTTGCTGAGTTAAAGGGTATTTTTAGTAAAAAAGATGAGAAATAAGTAACTATGAAGAAAAATTTGTAATATAATGAAAAAAATTATCTATTTACCTATAAAGTCTTAGGAAAATATTCCGATATATATTGTAAGATAGAAACAAATCTTACCCATAAACCTTGGCCAAGGAGAGGAAGATTTTTAAAAGCATTTAAATCTTTACAATTTTTCATTTTACATTTTAAACTTTACATTCCGCCCAAAGGGCGGCGGCAAGGATGCCAAAACTAAAAAAACAAATTTCAAGGAGGAATTACAAATGAGAATTAATAACAACTTGATGGCAATGAACACCCACAGACAGTTGGGAGTTAACAACTTGGCAGGATCAAAATCAATGGAAAAATTATCTTCAGGTTTTAGAATTAACAGAGCTGCAGATGATGCTGCTGGTTTATCTATCTCTGAAAAAATGAGAAGTCAGATTAGGGGACTTAATCAAGCAACAAGAAATGCACAAGATGGTATTTCTTTTATTCAAACGGCTGAAGGTGCATTAAATGAAGTTAGTGATATGTTGGTTAGACTTAAAGAACTTAGTGTTCAAGTAGCTAACGGTACTTACAGTGATGACGATAAGATAAACATTGGCGAAGAAATGGTAGCTTTAGGTGAAGCGGCTAATGAAATTCTTACTTCAACTAAATTTAATGGCATTGATGTATTTGGTACTGGTGCTACAATAGCCTATGGAGAAGATGCTTCTCTTACCGTAACTATTGATGCTGCAACAATAACAGATTTTACAGCATTAAAAGGTTTGACTGATGCCGCAACCGATGCTGCAGGGGCTGAAGCTGTTACAGTTACAGCTGTTGAAGATGCAATTACAGAAATGAATACACAAAGAGCAACTTATGGTGCTCAACAAAATAAGCTTGAGCATGTTATTAAAAATCAGGATACAACTCAAGAAAATTTACAAGCAGCTGAATCAAGAATCAGAGACGTAGATATGGCATCAGAAATGATGGAGTTCACTAAG from Natronincola ferrireducens carries:
- the csrA gene encoding carbon storage regulator CsrA — protein: MLVLSRKLEESIMLGKDIEIKILAIEDDKVKLGISAPKDVDILRKEIYVEVQEENKAASLKSRDFAELKGIFSKKDEK
- the flgL gene encoding flagellar hook-associated protein FlgL: MRITNNMMITNMMRNLNRNMLQLDKRQMQVSTGKRIHKPSDDPIAISRSLKIRADISELEQYRKNADDSVSWLESTELAAINTGKAMQRLREITVQAANGVLTEEETRKIQEEVKEIKQQIINLGNTTYAGKYIFSGKNTDKPLFDHFGNYNIDQFDARNPNLIDHRIQYEVGVGELIEINTLGIDLFESYSNASDLTLSFPTRLGEEHATKLKLEGLEIGIEMTDEGDPEAEPPVPPTYKAILEIEGEENSPITITMGLDEDSNPIYLVDENGDQILDEDGNPIPENKEAFMNRVIGELKGAIDAIENPLHPLKNFNFTAQNLKEGRVVAGSEESDDNWTIKAQPKKAGLIHLIERIEGFMKEGKHEELNNQLGNIDKYMDSLLTTRSEIGAKVNRMELVQNRIADDKINFRNLQSQLEDADMGEVIMELMNEENVYRAALSVGARIIQPTLLDFLR
- a CDS encoding flagellin N-terminal helical domain-containing protein; the encoded protein is MRINNNLMAMNTHRQLGVNNLAGSKSMEKLSSGFRINRAADDAAGLSISEKMRSQIRGLNQATRNAQDGISFIQTAEGALNEVSDMLVRLKELSVQVANGTYSDDDKINIGEEMVALGEAANEILTSTKFNGIDVFGTGATIAYGEDASLTVTIDAATITDFTALKGLTDAATDAAGAEAVTVTAVEDAITEMNTQRATYGAQQNKLEHVIKNQDTTQENLQAAESRIRDVDMASEMMEFTKNNILQQAATAMLAQANQAPQGVLQLLR
- the fliW gene encoding flagellar assembly protein FliW gives rise to the protein MKLNTRHFGEIEIDESKILFFSDGIPGFEDLTQYIILHNPDEETPFHWLQAIEDGDLAFVIVNPFIFKANYDFEIPKNIIEKLEIKSPEDVSVFAIVIIPEDISKMTANLRAPIIINTANNKAKQIMLDDEAYHTKHYILQEMKNLTATKQLKVEEQKAVEGAK